The genomic segment TTTCCCACTACATCCCAGAAAGCTCTGGAAgaacataaattaatatatttattctctcacaggACACTGTTACCCAGTGTGAAGGGAGCAGCCATGTGGCTCCCAAGCTCCCTTAGCAAAAGTGTGGTTCTTGGAACTGTGCCATTCACAAACCCTCATGCAACCAGAGGCCTGGGCTCAACTCACACAAAGTTCTGAGCAATGGCCAGCACCTTGGAATATTCGCCTTCCCGCTTGCGCAGGCTGGTGGGGATAGGTATCTTAATTCGGGTCCCCACAGGGTTCCCGTTGTCCTCAATGAGTACCACGTTGTTGGAGTCGAACCTGGGAGTCATTCGGGGGCCAGGCATGCGATGCCCCACAATGAGCGCCTTTTTCTTCTGTCCCCTGATGGCCAGGAGTATCCGGTCGCCCACCTTGCC from the Saimiri boliviensis isolate mSaiBol1 chromosome 4, mSaiBol1.pri, whole genome shotgun sequence genome contains:
- the MRPL14 gene encoding large ribosomal subunit protein uL14m; protein product: MAFFTGLWGPFTFVRRALIHRCFSTTGSLSAIQKMTRVRVVDNSALGNSPYHRAPRCIHVYNKNGVGKVGDRILLAIRGQKKKALIVGHRMPGPRMTPRFDSNNVVLIEDNGNPVGTRIKIPIPTSLRKREGEYSKVLAIAQNFV